From the Candidatus Binataceae bacterium genome, the window AAGAAGGGCGAGGCGGCGCTGTGCCCGCAATGCAAGAAGCCGCTGGCGGCCGCCACGCGCGCCGGCATCGCGATGATGACATGCGCCGATAAGCACGGGGCATGGGTGACCGCCGCGATGCTGGAGGAGATCTTCAAGCGGCTAAAGTGATGGTCGCATCTCCCGGGCTTAACCGTCCGGGGCCGGTCTGACCCTTGCCGACAGCGTAGTTCCAACGCACATCGCCGCGCGGGCGCCGGGTCGATAGATGGCTCGAGCGCGCGGGCGCTTGCGACATGGGGAGAACGCGATGAAGCTCGCAACATTCACGCATCAGGGCGTCACCCGGGTCGGCGTCGTCGTCGAAACCTCGATCGTCGACCTGGCCCAGGCGGCGCCCGAGCTGCCGCGCGAGATGTGCGGCCTGCTCGGCGCCGGCAGTGCCGCGATGGAGCGGGTGCGGGCGGCGGCCGCCGCCGGCAAGCACATGATCGCGCTTTCGATGGTGAAGCTGGAGGCGCCGGTGATGCATCCGCCGGAGTTCCTCGCCATCGGGCTGAACTACGCCGACCATATCGGCGAGACCGGCCGCGAGCGCCCCACATTTCCGATCTTCTTCAACAAGCAGGTCACCTGCGTCACCGGCCCCTACGACCCGATTCATCTGCCGCGCGCCTCGACCTGGCTCGACTACGAGGGCGAGCTGGGCTTCGTTATCGGCCGGCGCTGCCGGCACGTCCCGCGCGAGCGCGCGCGCGAGGTGATCGCGGGCTACATGATCGTCAACGACGTGAGCGTGCGCGACTGGCAGCGCCGCTCGCCGACCATGACGCTAGGCAAATCGTTCGACACCCACGGCCCCACCGGGCCGTGGATCGTCACCCCCGACGAGCTGGGTGACCCGCACACGCTCGAACTGCGCACCCTCGTCAACGGCGAGGAGCGCCAGCATTCCAACACGCGCCACCTGATCTTCGACTGCTTCTCGCTGGTTGAGACGCTTTCGACCGTGTGCACGCTGATGCCCGGGCTGATAATTTCGACCGGCACGCCGGCGGGCGTTGCGGGTGCGATGAAACCGCCGCGCTGGCTCAAAAGCGGCGACGCGGTACGGATCGAGATCGAGCGCATCGGCTATATCGAAAACCGCGTGATCGACGAGCCGGCCGACACCGCCGTGATCTGAGCGAGCTGCGCCGTGGAAAAGCCCGCCGATACTGCCCATCCGATCGAAGAGCCGCTGCGCCGGCGATGGAGTCCGCGCGCGTTCGACGAGCGTCCGGTCGAGGCGCACAAGCTGCTCAGCCTGTTCGAGGCCGCGCGCTGGTCGGCCTCCTGTTACAACGAGCAGCCGTGGCACTTCATCGTCGCGACCCGTGACGACGAGGCTGGCTTCTCACGGCTGCTGAGCTGTCTGGTTGAGGGCAACCGCGTGTGGGCCGCGCGCGCGCCGGTGCTGATGGTTTCCGTGGCGCGGCTTGCTTTTGCACAGAGTGGCAAGCCGAACCGCCATGCGACCCATGACGTTGGCCTCGCCACCGCGCAGCTGATTGTCCAGGCGACCGCAATGGGCCTGTTCGCTCATCCGATGGCCGGCTTCGATCCCGACAAGGTGCGTGAGCTCTACGACGTGCCCGAGGGTTACGAGCCGGTCGCCGCGATCGCGGTGGGCTACGCCGGAGACCCGGCGACGCTGCCCGATTCGCTTCGCCAGCGCGAGCTTGCTCCGCGCGCGCGCAAACCGGTGGAATCCTTTGTCTTTCGCGGCCGCTTCGGCGCTGCATAGCGGCGCGGGCCTGCTCACTGGTGCCGCAAGCGCCGCTTAAGTCATGCTTGCGGCGAAGATAAGCCCGTGTTGACAGCGTGATCCTCGCCAACTACATCAGGGCTGGAGGAGTCGCATGTACTTCCAGTTCGGTGTCGTGCTGGCGCTGACGATCTTGGCCCTGGGCGTTTCGGCCCTGCTCGTCGGATTACAGAAGCTGCTCGCGCCGCGCAATCCGCATCCGCGCAAGCTGATGCCGTACGAATGCGGCGAACCGCCGACCGGGCGCGCCTGGATTAACTTCAACGTGCGGTTTTATCTGATCGCGCTGGTCTTCGTAATTTTCGAGGTCGAGGTAGCCTTTATTTATCCGGTCGCCGCCGTGTTCAGCGACTGGGTGCGCCATGGACAGCGGCTGTTCGCGCTCAGCGAAATCCTTATCTTTCTGCTGATCCTGTTTGTGGGGCTGGCCTACGTATGGGTCAAGCACGACCTCGAATGGGTCAAGAAAGTCCCCGACTAGGAGCGTAGAATAGGAGCCCGAGGATCGAAGATGCCGCTGCTCAACAGCCTGCCGGATTATGTTCTGACCACCAAAACCGACGAGCTGATCAACTGGATGCGCAAGTCGAGCATCTGGTACATGCTGTTCGGCCTGGCCTGCTGCGCGATCGAATTGATGCATACGGGCGGGCCGCGCTCGGACATCGAGCGCTTCGGCGCCACTCCGCGCGCTTCGGCTCGCCAGTCGGACCTGATGATTATCGCGGGCACGCTGACGCTCAAGATGGCGCTGCGCACGCGGTTGCTGTACGACCAGATGCCGGATCCGAAGTACGTGATCTCGATGGGCAGCTGCTCGAACTGCGGCGGTCTGTTTCAGCTCGCCTACTCGGTCTGCGACGGGGTGGACAAGATTCTGCCGGTTGACGTTTATGTGCCCGGATGCCCGCCGCGGCCCGAGGCGCTCACCGAGGGCCTGCTCAAGTTGCAGGAAAAGATCATGAGCGAGCGCTGGCTCGCGCGTGAGTCGGCCGGCAACGGGCAGGCGGTGTAAATCCGCTGTCGATGGAGCCGCTCCAGATATACGAACGGCTAAGGCAGCGCTTCGGTGAGCGTGTGCTCGAGACGGTGGATAAAAAGCCCGACCCATTCATCGTGGTCGATCCCGCCGCGCTGAGCGAAATCTGCCGCTATCTGTACGACGATCCCGAGCTCGCGATGGACTGCCTGTCCAACGAGACCGGCGTCGATCGCAAGGAGCATATCGAGGTCGTCTATCACGTTTTCTCGTACCGCCATCGCCACGGCGCGGTGCTCAAGGTGCGCCTGCCGCGCGCCGAGCCACGCGTCGCCACCGTCGAGCACATCTGGAAGTCGGCCAACTGGATGGAGCGCGAGATTTACGATCTGCTCGGGGTCACCTTCGAGGGCCACTCTGACCTGCGGCGAATCCTGATGCCCGAGGACTGGCCGGGCCATCCGCTGCGGAAGGATTTTGTCGAGCCGCTCGAATACCACGGCATCTCGACCGTGCGCGAGAGCCCGATCGTCCGCCTCGACCAGGCCAAGCACAAATGAGCGACGAGACCCTGCGCACCGAGGAGATGACCCTCAACATGGGTCCGCAGCATCCCTCGACCCACGGGGTGCTGCGCTTCGTGATCCGTGCCGACGGAGAGGTGATGCGCGAGGCGATGCCCGACGTGGGCTACCTTCATCGCTCGATCGAGAAGATCGCCGAGAAGGTCGGCTACCATGGCTTCATGCCCTACACCGACCGCGTCGATTACGTCTGCGCGATGTTCACCAACCAGGGCTGGGGGATGGCCTGCGAGAAGCTCGCGGGGATCGAGGTCCCGCGCCGCGGCGAGTACTGTCGCGTGATCGCCGCCGAGTTCAACCGGATCGCCTCCCATCTGCTGACCGTCGGCCTGATGGGAATGGACATCGGGGCGATGACGCCGTTTCTGCATGCGCTGCG encodes:
- a CDS encoding zf-TFIIB domain-containing protein is translated as MDEKDRFGDKMRDVERAREEQWAHERDRELIEKLRKKGEAALCPQCKKPLAAATRAGIAMMTCADKHGAWVTAAMLEEIFKRLK
- a CDS encoding fumarylacetoacetate hydrolase family protein, producing MKLATFTHQGVTRVGVVVETSIVDLAQAAPELPREMCGLLGAGSAAMERVRAAAAAGKHMIALSMVKLEAPVMHPPEFLAIGLNYADHIGETGRERPTFPIFFNKQVTCVTGPYDPIHLPRASTWLDYEGELGFVIGRRCRHVPRERAREVIAGYMIVNDVSVRDWQRRSPTMTLGKSFDTHGPTGPWIVTPDELGDPHTLELRTLVNGEERQHSNTRHLIFDCFSLVETLSTVCTLMPGLIISTGTPAGVAGAMKPPRWLKSGDAVRIEIERIGYIENRVIDEPADTAVI
- a CDS encoding nitroreductase family protein; this translates as MEKPADTAHPIEEPLRRRWSPRAFDERPVEAHKLLSLFEAARWSASCYNEQPWHFIVATRDDEAGFSRLLSCLVEGNRVWAARAPVLMVSVARLAFAQSGKPNRHATHDVGLATAQLIVQATAMGLFAHPMAGFDPDKVRELYDVPEGYEPVAAIAVGYAGDPATLPDSLRQRELAPRARKPVESFVFRGRFGAA
- a CDS encoding NADH-quinone oxidoreductase subunit A; translated protein: MYFQFGVVLALTILALGVSALLVGLQKLLAPRNPHPRKLMPYECGEPPTGRAWINFNVRFYLIALVFVIFEVEVAFIYPVAAVFSDWVRHGQRLFALSEILIFLLILFVGLAYVWVKHDLEWVKKVPD
- the nuoB gene encoding NADH-quinone oxidoreductase subunit NuoB, with translation MPLLNSLPDYVLTTKTDELINWMRKSSIWYMLFGLACCAIELMHTGGPRSDIERFGATPRASARQSDLMIIAGTLTLKMALRTRLLYDQMPDPKYVISMGSCSNCGGLFQLAYSVCDGVDKILPVDVYVPGCPPRPEALTEGLLKLQEKIMSERWLARESAGNGQAV
- a CDS encoding NADH-quinone oxidoreductase subunit C: MEPLQIYERLRQRFGERVLETVDKKPDPFIVVDPAALSEICRYLYDDPELAMDCLSNETGVDRKEHIEVVYHVFSYRHRHGAVLKVRLPRAEPRVATVEHIWKSANWMEREIYDLLGVTFEGHSDLRRILMPEDWPGHPLRKDFVEPLEYHGISTVRESPIVRLDQAKHK